Proteins from a genomic interval of Salvelinus sp. IW2-2015 linkage group LG14, ASM291031v2, whole genome shotgun sequence:
- the LOC139022469 gene encoding interferon-induced protein 44-like, translated as MASIVPALDLEREMQLMKLFPEPIRLHMLYKGTHHGFQLTTIFSKFDKVGRFILLVYLESGSVRGGYLSKPPKAKQEDGDAFLFELNPHSVSKYSPQDCSNAVVCRPDMLSFGGCLTLHMIHDFDYLLKLNLASDESYTRTEWVEGKHTAFVEVELHRVQDAGSVLLTGPWRILAWTEKDRDALKENLVSFKPACQSLKXVRVLLLGPAGSGKSSFVNSIRSVMYGRVVLLPNIGISAEGFTKRLKCYDIRSERGGKPTALTLCDVLALGDGETTGLTLPDALAVINGPPRDTSFKVKPPLMPSV; from the exons ATGGCCTCCATCGTGCCTGCATTGGATTTGGAAAGAGAAATGCAGCTGATGAAGCTCTTTCCAGAACCTATCCGGCTTCACATGCTCTACAAGGGAACCCACCATGGATTTCAATTGACAACCATATTCTCCAAATTCGACAAAGTTGGAAGATTCATACTTTTGGTGTATTTAGAGTCAGGGTCGGTAAGAGGGGGCTACCTAAGCAAACCTCCTAAAGCGAAACAAGAGGATGGGGATGCATTTCTCTTTGAGCTAAATCCGCATAGTGTATCCAAATATTCACCACAGGATTGTTCAAATGCAGTAGTTTGTAGGCCAGACATGTTATCATTTGGTGGGTGCCTAACATTGCATATGATTCATGACTTTGACTATTTGCTGAAGTTAAACCTTGCATCTGATGAGAGTTACACACGAACTGAGTGGGTTGAAGGTAAACATACAGCATTTGTGGAGGTGGAATTGCATCGTGTTCAAG ATGCTGGGAGTGTGCTGCTTACCGGCCCTTGGAGGATCCTGGCATGGACTGAGAA GGACAGGGATGCTCTGAAGGAGAATCTGGTCTCCTTCAAACCAGCCTGCCAGTCTCTGAAGYGGGTCAGGGTTCTGCTGCTGGGTCCTGCTGGGTCAGGAAAATCCAGCTTTGTTAACTCTATCAGATCTGTGATGTATGGGCGAGTTGTTCTGCTGCCCAATATTGGCATTTCTGCTGAGGGCTTTACCAAGAGG CTCAAATGCTATGACATCcggtcagagagaggggggaagcccACAGCTCTGACCCTGTGTGATGTGTTGGCTCTGGGGGACGGTGAGACGACTGGCCTGACCCTCCCAGACGCACTGGCTGTCATCAACGGGCCCCCAAGGGACACAag TTTCAAAGTGAAGCCCCCATTGATGCCAAGTGTGTAG